A single genomic interval of Nonomuraea rubra harbors:
- a CDS encoding sugar-binding protein, whose product MHVSTPTGPAPGTRARRAAAALAVAAALTLVPAVPAAATAAATGAATGAATGAATGAAPPVDLDALFIGAHPDDEAFTLSTLGQWNEDHDVRTGVVTVTRGEGGGNAVGPEEGPALGLLREAEERTAVGKAGVREVFNLDDVDFYYTVSAPLTDQVWGGDTLEKVVRLVRLTRPEILLTMDPAPTPGNHGNHQEAARLAVEAFRAAADPEAFPEQLREEGLRPFAPARLLTGGARGTSRTGPDCASTFRPANAAQNVFGVWSGRTSPSRGRTWAAVEREAQRVYASQGWAGFPDVPSDPAQLGCDFFTQVDARVPFPAPGSAAAAAPTAVLDGALTRASGTAPLGTLFGLRTSVFDVRPGTPFTVEVSVKAPPREPLGRSSVALRVPEGWQVSTSPSTGTTPKTATSPGPDATSPGPDAVPPGPSTTSPVPGAVSPGPGSAGLGRLAAGRSGSATFKVTPPSGAALGRARIAATLTTEHGGGYTDRQVEVVRSVRGAQQPLPQVAQYEQWIAETGVPQLRGLVTPVLTLPSGGTRQVGVQVTNVSDAPASGTVRVDLPPGFTADRTQAPYTGLAAGSTTTLPFTVTNSDPTLETSNEGGDYTYTLTATGPDGTTTSRPALELVPATTVPQAPAAPAVDGTESGGEYGGPALDISRLWEGTACSSAADCSGTAKLTWHDDTLYVLVHVRDDVPGTRLAASDCKRHWRTDSVEITLDPRGTSENTSTTFKTAVLPATAEGPPCHLRDADNRQGPGEETAPGMRVASNVSAGAYTVELSIPLAVLPGAVDPAHLGLNILVYDSDTQDRTGQTRIGWSTWGGVQGDPYRWGLATLPAYQPPPDRPTTPPDPIIPDTALSSLDSPQSLEQSVRVHVPPSGPASPPSQTARAVSATAGHEAVRVTFRAASRGQAHLFVRDDGGTAGSRVVPIPTKGTTTVTVPLTRPLGARPTVVAGWQSPDGGTAASQVPVR is encoded by the coding sequence ATGCACGTCAGCACTCCCACCGGGCCCGCACCCGGCACCCGCGCCCGGCGCGCCGCGGCGGCACTGGCAGTGGCGGCGGCGCTCACGCTCGTGCCCGCCGTTCCGGCCGCCGCCACAGCCGCCGCCACGGGGGCCGCCACGGGGGCCGCCACGGGGGCCGCCACGGGGGCCGCGCCGCCCGTGGACCTCGACGCGCTGTTCATCGGCGCTCACCCCGACGACGAGGCGTTCACCCTGTCCACGCTCGGCCAGTGGAACGAGGACCACGACGTGCGCACCGGCGTCGTCACCGTCACCAGGGGCGAGGGCGGCGGGAACGCCGTCGGGCCCGAGGAGGGCCCGGCGCTCGGGCTGCTGCGCGAGGCCGAGGAGCGGACGGCGGTGGGGAAGGCGGGCGTGCGCGAGGTGTTCAACCTCGACGACGTCGACTTCTACTACACCGTCAGCGCCCCGCTGACCGACCAGGTGTGGGGCGGCGACACCCTGGAGAAGGTCGTGCGGCTCGTCCGCCTGACCCGTCCCGAGATCCTGCTCACCATGGACCCGGCCCCCACCCCGGGCAACCACGGCAACCACCAGGAGGCCGCCCGGCTGGCCGTCGAGGCGTTCCGCGCGGCGGCCGACCCCGAGGCGTTCCCCGAGCAGCTCCGCGAGGAGGGCCTGCGTCCCTTCGCGCCGGCGCGCCTGCTCACCGGCGGCGCGCGCGGCACCTCGCGAACCGGGCCCGACTGCGCCTCGACGTTCCGTCCCGCGAACGCGGCGCAGAACGTGTTCGGCGTGTGGAGCGGGCGCACCTCGCCGAGCCGGGGCCGGACGTGGGCGGCCGTGGAGCGGGAGGCGCAGCGCGTGTACGCCTCCCAGGGCTGGGCCGGCTTCCCCGACGTGCCGTCCGATCCCGCCCAGCTCGGCTGCGACTTCTTCACGCAGGTGGACGCGCGGGTGCCGTTCCCCGCTCCGGGCAGCGCGGCCGCCGCGGCCCCGACGGCCGTCCTCGACGGGGCGCTGACCAGGGCGAGCGGCACGGCGCCGCTCGGGACCCTGTTCGGGCTGCGTACCAGCGTGTTCGACGTGCGGCCCGGGACGCCGTTCACCGTCGAGGTCTCGGTGAAGGCGCCGCCCCGTGAGCCGCTCGGCCGGTCCTCGGTCGCGTTGCGGGTGCCGGAGGGCTGGCAGGTCAGCACCTCTCCGAGCACCGGCACCACCCCGAAGACCGCCACCTCCCCCGGACCGGACGCCACCTCGCCCGGACCGGACGCCGTCCCCCCTGGACCGAGCACCACCTCCCCTGTACCAGGTGCCGTCTCCCCCGGGCCAGGCAGTGCCGGCCTCGGCCGGCTGGCCGCGGGGCGGAGCGGATCGGCGACGTTCAAGGTCACACCGCCGTCCGGGGCCGCCCTCGGCCGGGCGCGCATCGCGGCGACCCTCACCACCGAACACGGCGGCGGCTACACCGACCGGCAGGTCGAGGTGGTCCGCTCCGTACGGGGCGCGCAGCAGCCGCTCCCCCAGGTGGCCCAGTACGAGCAGTGGATCGCCGAAACGGGCGTGCCGCAGCTGCGCGGCCTGGTCACCCCGGTCCTCACCCTCCCGTCGGGCGGCACCAGGCAGGTCGGCGTCCAGGTCACGAACGTCAGCGACGCGCCCGCCTCCGGCACCGTACGCGTGGACCTGCCGCCGGGCTTCACCGCCGACCGCACGCAGGCGCCGTACACCGGCCTGGCGGCGGGATCGACGACCACGCTGCCGTTCACCGTCACCAACTCCGACCCCACCCTGGAGACCTCCAACGAGGGCGGCGACTACACCTACACCCTCACCGCCACCGGCCCGGACGGCACCACCACCAGCCGCCCCGCCCTGGAACTGGTCCCCGCCACCACCGTGCCGCAGGCGCCCGCCGCTCCCGCCGTGGACGGCACCGAGTCCGGCGGCGAGTACGGCGGCCCCGCGCTGGACATCTCCCGCCTCTGGGAGGGCACCGCGTGCTCCTCCGCGGCCGACTGCTCCGGCACGGCCAAGCTGACCTGGCACGACGACACGCTGTACGTGCTGGTGCACGTACGGGACGACGTGCCCGGCACGCGCCTGGCCGCCTCCGACTGCAAGCGGCACTGGCGTACCGACTCGGTGGAGATCACCCTCGACCCGCGCGGCACCTCCGAGAACACCTCCACCACCTTCAAGACCGCGGTACTGCCGGCGACCGCCGAAGGCCCGCCCTGCCACCTCCGCGACGCCGACAACCGCCAGGGCCCCGGCGAGGAGACGGCCCCGGGCATGCGGGTGGCCTCGAACGTCTCCGCCGGCGCGTACACGGTGGAGCTGTCCATCCCCCTCGCGGTCCTCCCCGGCGCCGTCGACCCGGCTCACCTGGGCCTGAACATCCTCGTCTACGACTCCGACACCCAGGACAGAACCGGCCAGACCCGCATCGGCTGGTCGACATGGGGCGGCGTCCAGGGCGACCCGTACCGATGGGGCCTCGCCACCCTCCCCGCCTACCAGCCCCCACCCGACCGCCCCACCACCCCGCCGGACCCGATCATCCCGGACACCGCCCTGTCGAGCCTCGACTCGCCGCAGTCGCTGGAGCAGTCCGTACGCGTACACGTCCCGCCGTCGGGCCCCGCGTCCCCGCCCTCCCAGACGGCCCGCGCCGTCTCCGCCACCGCCGGGCACGAGGCGGTCCGGGTAACCTTCCGAGCCGCCTCACGCGGCCAGGCCCACCTGTTCGTCCGGGACGATGGTGGCACGGCGGGCAGCCGCGTCGTCCCGATCCCCACCAAGGGCACCACGACCGTCACCGTCCCACTGACCCGCCCCCTGGGCGCCCGGCCGACGGTGGTGGCCGGCTGGCAGTCCCCCGACGGCGGAACCGCGGCTTCCCAGGTGCCCGTACGGTGA
- a CDS encoding CAP domain-containing protein, protein MSDLSPFAPAPAPVPVKTRARRTLRLLGAAATAGSVAIGLAALSSGTAQASAAGSGVASGGTAVGGAVRGSAGAGIGCDVAAAYYDTAPQSGNLAMVRQAVLCLINAERARAGLRPYTRNSALDAAAASHADAAARLKWWRPGANSHTNPQTGSTPGSRITAAGYCPNPLSWAYAETTYTGWGGSGTPRAAVHWWVHVSTYGHRQIVLSPTLVDAGVGAAAGAADPAGAGASGGGTFVVDYGRCQR, encoded by the coding sequence ATGAGTGACCTTTCGCCCTTCGCCCCCGCCCCCGCCCCCGTCCCCGTCAAGACCCGGGCACGGCGCACCCTGCGGCTACTCGGAGCCGCGGCTACGGCGGGCAGCGTCGCGATCGGCCTCGCGGCGCTCAGCAGCGGTACGGCACAGGCTTCGGCCGCTGGGAGTGGCGTCGCGTCGGGTGGTACGGCGGTCGGTGGTGCGGTGCGGGGTTCGGCCGGGGCGGGGATCGGGTGTGACGTCGCGGCGGCGTACTACGACACGGCTCCGCAGAGCGGCAACCTCGCCATGGTGCGCCAGGCGGTGCTCTGCCTCATCAATGCCGAGCGCGCCCGGGCCGGCCTCCGTCCGTACACCCGCAACAGCGCGCTGGACGCCGCGGCGGCCTCGCACGCCGACGCCGCCGCCCGGCTGAAATGGTGGCGGCCCGGCGCGAACTCGCACACCAATCCGCAGACCGGCTCCACCCCGGGCAGCCGCATCACGGCCGCCGGCTACTGCCCGAACCCGCTGTCGTGGGCGTACGCGGAGACCACGTACACCGGGTGGGGCGGCTCCGGCACGCCACGGGCCGCCGTGCACTGGTGGGTGCACGTCAGCACGTACGGGCACCGCCAGATCGTCCTGAGCCCGACCCTGGTGGACGCCGGCGTCGGCGCCGCGGCAGGGGCGGCGGACCCGGCCGGTGCCGGGGCGAGCGGCGGGGGCACATTCGTGGTGGACTACGGCCGCTGCCAGCGGTAG
- a CDS encoding prolyl oligopeptidase family serine peptidase: protein MTLRYPAAPVRPERNEAGGLVFDDPYQWLEDDGGDGVADWQRAQDELARSHVHAWPHYDRLAARVGELVEQMDARNLVVPVRYGPRWFRGRVPDGRDLMVLEAAGDVTGPWRTVIDLNELSTGGTPLRMSPQPSPDGRLLAYSLDASGRELPELKVIDLDTGEVLLDGVPQQRPGLVAWLPDSTGFFYMANHVAAAGADHLAGAAADQAPGAAARPPLCWRLFFHRLGQPPPTEPEPLDIPHLFAIPRISRDGRWALLQVDHLRPRPHYLARLDEAAGGSGPPSWRWREFITDTEHLYKGVLTGDSYVAVTTAGAPRGRLVRIPLDSPGDPGSWTELVPGGDAVLTGVTLVGDRLVLGELVDTVSRIRVLDLDGKELGEVPLPGPGSVSSVAQGVIALGVMDQVIGCEDAITFGYTSYTQSPTVYHYALGTGELTRLQGAGHTLPGLVTTRIWATSADGTPVPCTLVHRAGLDRSRPQPTLIHGYGGFNVAELASYLGPVAAFVEAGGVYAHAHVRGGGEFGLQWWEGGRLHAKQNSFDDLYAIAERLIADGITAPDRLAVQGASNGGLLTGVAVTQRPDLWRAVVCGAPKLDLMRVARDPVGAAATLPEYGDPDDPADAPVLMAYSPYHHVRPGIPYPAILLDAGANDPRCPAWHSRKFAARAQAATTSPHPVLLRVWQGAGHGGTSWTTIVEQQTYWLAFVMRELDLVPLPGPVRR from the coding sequence GCACGCCTGGCCGCACTACGACCGCCTCGCCGCCCGCGTCGGCGAGCTGGTCGAGCAGATGGACGCGCGCAACCTCGTGGTGCCCGTCCGGTACGGGCCGCGCTGGTTCCGCGGGCGCGTCCCGGACGGCCGCGACCTCATGGTGCTGGAGGCCGCCGGCGACGTCACCGGCCCCTGGCGTACGGTGATCGACCTCAACGAGCTGTCCACCGGCGGCACCCCGCTGCGCATGAGCCCGCAGCCGTCGCCCGACGGGCGGCTGCTGGCGTACTCGCTCGACGCGTCCGGCCGGGAGCTGCCCGAGCTCAAGGTGATCGACCTCGACACGGGCGAGGTGCTGCTGGACGGCGTGCCGCAACAGCGCCCCGGCCTGGTGGCCTGGCTGCCCGACAGCACCGGCTTCTTCTACATGGCCAACCACGTGGCCGCCGCCGGCGCCGACCACCTGGCCGGCGCCGCCGCCGACCAGGCGCCCGGTGCGGCGGCCCGGCCGCCGTTGTGCTGGCGGCTGTTCTTCCACCGCCTCGGGCAGCCTCCGCCCACCGAGCCCGAGCCGCTGGACATCCCGCACCTGTTCGCCATCCCCAGGATCTCCCGCGACGGCCGGTGGGCCCTGCTCCAGGTCGACCACCTGCGCCCCCGGCCGCACTACCTCGCCCGCCTCGACGAAGCCGCGGGCGGGAGCGGGCCGCCGTCCTGGCGGTGGCGGGAGTTCATCACCGACACCGAGCACCTGTACAAGGGCGTGCTCACCGGCGACTCCTACGTGGCCGTCACCACGGCGGGCGCCCCGCGCGGCCGGCTGGTCCGCATCCCGCTGGACAGCCCCGGCGACCCCGGCTCCTGGACCGAGCTGGTCCCCGGCGGCGACGCCGTGCTCACCGGTGTCACGCTGGTGGGCGACCGGCTGGTGCTCGGCGAGCTGGTCGACACCGTCTCCCGCATCCGCGTCCTCGACCTCGACGGCAAGGAGCTCGGCGAGGTGCCGCTGCCCGGCCCCGGCTCGGTCAGCTCCGTCGCCCAGGGCGTCATCGCGCTCGGCGTGATGGACCAGGTCATCGGCTGCGAGGACGCCATCACCTTCGGCTACACCTCCTACACGCAGTCGCCGACGGTCTACCACTACGCCCTCGGCACCGGCGAGCTGACCAGGCTGCAAGGAGCGGGCCACACCCTGCCCGGCCTGGTCACCACCCGCATCTGGGCCACCTCGGCCGACGGCACCCCCGTGCCCTGCACCCTGGTCCACCGCGCCGGCCTCGACCGCTCCCGCCCGCAGCCCACGCTCATCCACGGCTACGGCGGCTTCAACGTCGCCGAGCTCGCCTCCTACCTGGGGCCGGTGGCGGCGTTCGTCGAGGCGGGTGGCGTGTACGCGCACGCCCACGTGCGCGGCGGCGGCGAGTTCGGGCTCCAGTGGTGGGAGGGCGGGCGGCTGCACGCCAAGCAGAACAGCTTCGACGACCTGTACGCCATCGCCGAGCGGCTCATCGCCGACGGGATCACCGCACCCGACCGGCTGGCCGTGCAGGGCGCCTCCAACGGCGGCCTGCTCACCGGCGTGGCGGTCACGCAACGGCCGGACCTGTGGCGGGCGGTGGTGTGCGGAGCGCCGAAGCTGGACCTGATGCGCGTCGCCCGCGACCCCGTCGGCGCCGCTGCGACCCTCCCCGAGTACGGCGACCCCGACGACCCCGCCGACGCCCCCGTGCTCATGGCGTACTCCCCGTACCACCACGTCCGGCCCGGCATCCCGTACCCGGCGATCCTCCTCGACGCCGGCGCCAACGACCCGCGCTGCCCCGCCTGGCACTCCCGCAAGTTCGCCGCCCGCGCCCAGGCCGCCACGACCTCCCCGCACCCGGTGCTGCTGCGCGTGTGGCAGGGGGCCGGCCACGGCGGGACGAGCTGGACCACCATCGTCGAGCAGCAGACCTACTGGCTCGCGTTCGTCATGCGCGAGCTGGACCTCGTCCCGCTCCCCGGCCCGGTCCGGCGGTGA